ATGGAGCGGCTAATCCTAGGGGATTGTAGATTGATGATACGGTTAAAAGTATTCCTCTTCTCGTTAGAGGTTTATCCTTGATAGTAATACGAAATCTGAAGGTGTCGGACTCGACGCACCACTGTACACCAAGAGTACATTCAATGGGCAGCTCATCGTAATTCAGGTCTAACGTTTTCACATCTTTGGAACGTTCTTCCTCAGGAATGGACTCGAGGACACTCCATCGGTTGCAGATGAACTTAGTGAGGCGAAATCCGCCTTTTGCGCATACTTGACGCAAACCTTCGATCAGTTCCTTGGCTTTAGCTTCGGTGCTAACAGAACGGAGGCAGTCGTCCACGTAGAAGTTTCGGCGCAAGGTACTTGCAACAGCACTTCCGTATTCTTCTTCATTATCGTTTGCTGTCTTTCGCAGGGCGTAATTAGCGCAGCTCGGTGAGGAAACAGCTCCGAAGGGGTGAACCGTCATTCGGTACTCCTCAAGTTGAGCCGTTAGGTCTCCGTTTGGCCACCATAGGGAACGTAAGAAGTCACGTTGCTCTTCGGGAACAAAGACTTGATGGAACATGGCTTCGATATCAGCCATAAAGGCCACTGACTCTCGTCTAAAACGAGTTAGGACGCCGACTAGTGAATTCGTGAGGTCGGGCCCTTGAAGTAGCTGATCGTTGAGGGACGTTCCAGCAAACTTGGCGCTGCAATCGAAAACCACTCTGATCTTGTCAGGCTTTTTAGGATGATACACACCATGTTGGGGAATGTACCACGCCTTACCAGGATCTGTTTTTAAGATTTCTTGAGAGACCTTCTCTGCGTAACCTTTATTGATAATTTCGTTGATGAAGGCTACATAGTCGTTCCGGTATTGGTGGTTCTggatcattttctttctttgccaGAGCGCTCGTTTGACGGCTTGTTGTCGGTTGCTCGGTAGATCCACTTCAGATTGCCGGAATGGAAGAGGGATTTCATAGTGGCCTTCTGTGAGCCGGATACCTTTGGTTACTTTCGTAAGAAATCTTCTATCTTCTTGAGAGTGGCCCAGTTCTTCTGGGAAGTTGTTCGAGGCGTTTTCACTGAAGTCGAGCTCGAACATCTTTAGCTGTGATAGAGGGGTGATAATTTCTTTtacacttttaatttttctgacGGTTATTCTGTTTACGGTTACTTTGCTCGTAAACGGCTCGGAGTTCAAATGTAGTGGACGGCTCACCGTCCAGCCATGCTTCAGCTGTAATGCGAAAAGACTATCGCCTTCGTTTGGAACCACACTGAGTGGGATCAGCGCGTTTGGACAGTTACTTCCGATTAAAAGTCCGATTTCTAATTCAGGATAATAAACTGGAATTTCGGAAGCAATCTCCTTTAGGTGCTCAATACGGCTGACGATTTCTGGAGTGGGAATCTGTTCGGTGTCGGCAGGAATCTCTTGTCTTGTGTAGGCTCTTGGAAGCTCAACCGGATTCTTGCCGTTCATGTCAGTTACAACAAGATCTTTGACAATGGCGCTGTCTACAAGGCTCTGGCCGTGCATAGTTCCTAACTGAATCTTCGTAACGGTACTTGTTGCCGCAAGGCGCGTCCTGAGACGTTCGTTGATAAAGCATCCTGCGCTTCCATTATCATAGAATGCGTACGTCTTCACTGCCTTGTTGGTGCCTTTCTGTGTTACTATCACAGGGAGAATGGTCTGCAGCAGGATATCGTTTTCAAGATTAGACTCTTGGGGGATGTCCACACATGCATTGTCCACCTTCAGCGGTTTATCGTTGCCAGTCGTTTCTCTTTTAACGGCGCCACTTTCTTTGTCAAGGGAGAAGCCTTCTATATGGAGTAGAGTGGGGTGTGGCCTTTTGCATTTCCTACATGTTCTCTTTTTTGTGCAATTCTTCGAGAGATGATTCTTACCATAACAGGCATAACAGAGTGCTTTCTCCGATAAGAAGGACTCCCTTTGTTCTACGGACTTTTTCTTGTAGGCATCACAATCGTCCAGGTCATGTGACTTTTCGCACAGGGGATATCTTCGTACGTTGACGTTTTGGTTTGAAGACCCGGTACCGTGTAAAGACAGGGGCTTGGGAACGGTATCCAAGCCAGTGGCGAAACTATCGACTTTAGGCTTGAAGGGTAGGGACCCTTTGTTGCTCTGTGGAGGGCCGTTTGTCCGTTATCTCGCTTTATTAAGAGCTTCTTTGCCATAAACTGGATCATTTGCAGACTCGGCAGCATATTCTAAGAATTCTACTACCTCTGTAAAGCCTGCAACCTTACCGTCTTTGCGTCTCGTTTTCACTACGTTTTCGCGCCACTTTGGGGAGCTTCTGAACTACTGCCTGCATGTTTGGAGGATGGTTTAGGACGGCCAAGTGTGAGATGGTTTTCATAGCACAATTGCCCTTACTAACGAAAATATAGAAGCTCTTCATAGCAGGCCCATCGTCATACTTGAGAATTGGCCACTCGGTTAACCTTTTCATGTACGCTGTGGAGACTTTGTACGTATCACCATATTCCTTTTGAAGAAGGCGTCGAGCTTCCTTATAGCCTTCTTCCGGTTCGATATGGAGACATCCGTTTATCAGTTCTTTGGGTTCTCCTACGAGATGCTGGTCAAGGTAGTAGAGCCTGTCTGCGCTGTTGGTTACTATTGAATGAACGCGTGCAGCGAACGCCATCCGAAAGGTTTTGAACTACATAGGGTCCCCCTTTGAACTTTTGTACGTACTCCATTAGCATAACGTAAGAGATAAGCTTAAACCACTTTGGCAGGCAGTAGTGTAGATCGTCTAAAACTTCTCTGTAGCACGACATGacatgaggggggggggggggaattgtACTGTTGCCCTGTTCGGTTTTCAGAGAATAGATAATCCTTCATCTATGAAAGTTGCCGAATTAAGATTCAGGTGAAATGCGCACATTATCTTATATTTGCCATCTTTCATCGAAATCAAGTCAAATCGACCTTTTCGCTGAAACAGTAGAAGCTGCGCTCAAATTCAGCTTTCTTCACGAGAAAGATCAAGACTACGTTCTCGATACAAACATGATGGGAGAGCCTCTTCAAGAATTTAACGCTTCGAATTTATATCAGCATAAGTAAAAGAATAAATTTAACAGAAATTGAAATGAATCTGCCATCAAGCAACTTGATCTTACCTAAACTTGACAAGAAGACTATCACAAGGACGAAAGAGCGCTCCATGATGGACTGCAAATTATCCTGAAACATCCCTTTAAATAAATGGCGGTTATACAACaagtatataataaaaaaagtaaaaagtgaTATTTGCTTGTAGTTAGCCCGTGTCTAATTCATCCATATCGTTCAATCCAATACTTATTTCGCGTTCGCAATTCCGCCGCAGACATTTTGTGGGCACGACAAGGCCAATTGCACATTCCACCGGAAATCAATCCCATTCCCCCTAAAGCGTACTTCCGGATTTGATGCTTTCATCCAACGACTCCTTGCTTGCGTTCATGCGCAAAAATAATCCTACACATGTCAAAAAGAATGCATTTTGTTGAGCAGAATTTTATCCCGATTTTGAGACACTACTAAGTTAATCTTGTTTGACCGGATTAGCTTTGTCTGAACGTTCATCTTCTGACCTCCCTTGGAGAACGGAAACGCAACAAACGTTCATCGCGATCAATGTCCACTCCAAAGGTTCATGAGAGAGAGCCCAGAAGGTAATACACAACAAAGTAGTTCCAGGCAACGGCAGGACATACTGTTTGGCAAAAGTCTAGAAAAAGGAAATCTCATGCGTTACGGAAAACTGGATGAAAAAAAGTAGAACCTAACTGAAAAATTTTACACAACAACAATGTACCCAACCCCAACATACTTAACAATTATGACGAACTAAGCCCTTCAGAAGCGGAAATTGCATATTTGTTTCGTTTTAATGGGAAAAAGGCCTAGTTTTATGAGGTGTTCCTGTAAGGAACGGTCCGTGTAAAGTGTATTACATTGCTatcaagctctccatttggggaatATATTAAAACGTCACGCGCGAGTGTCACGCGACCCGCTCGCTCACGCGTTAGTTTCAAGATGCAGACTAGGATAGTAGGACAGTGTTGGTTAGATGTAATTCTTTTTTAAGAAGAATGATAGCTTTTTAATTTCTGCTAATCGCCGCGCGAGACGATAAAATAAAGTACTAATTCCAGCTAAATTCACTTCAAAAGCGAAAAAGGAACTTGGCGGTTTGCAACTCTAGCGAAATTTTAGTACAGGACAAATTACTCAACACGTTCGGTTCCCATTAAGGACCTTACGAAACCACTATGACGACGGCAaagggaacgtcaaaaaacaacaGGTTTAATGAGCAGAACAACAACACTGCACGAGCATCACgctccccggggggggggagtactttAGGACTTTTTGGGTTGGGGAgggccgctgggaccctggagcccttagcctataccagagctagttcaagtgaattttgctaccctatactagattAAACTCCTCAAAtccccccctatcctagagtagctgatttccagaaacaactgaggtcactagcacagtccagccaaaacaaaaccgatttgatttttttatattcttgagtGGCAAGCGTTTCCCTAGCCTAGACTAAAATCGTTagccaattgatcagtttaaatggaaaaagATACCctcttctagacccaaactctctgatttatataccctatccctgAGTAGACTGCTTGAAAAttatacccttcacagcggcacatgtctatatagcccatatatggcagtacttcccccccccctcccgatcacgcttttttgtacatttttttgtagTCACTGCATAACTACGACGACCTGAAATGACCAATTTTTTTACTTGGGAAccggaacggcaaggcgataaattctaccatctctgtctgaactcgggcgcgTTCCCCACTCTTCAGCTCCAGCCAAAATCCCCTTCTTTCAAATAACAGGGCGAACCGAAATAACAGGGTGAActgggataatcgcgaaaaaagtttaaaaaggaaGCGAAGCCGATGTTTCAGTGACGtattcatggacgtcgccgttgtcggatcgtaaggtacCTATTTACAGGCAAATCCAAGGAGAGGTTCCGGAAGGTGAGGACCCTAAATGCCCTCCTTACTTAGACTGGAAACTTTTACAGAATTTTTAAAACTGGCTGATTGCGCTGAGAACTGAAGAGTCAAGCATTTTTGGATTGACCGTCAAAAGCAAAAAGACCGAGAAGAATTTTCGAACCTATTCTTAACATGTTGTAAAGCAAATCAGCTAATAGAAGACAAACTGAGAAGCtgcttttatttaaaaataaaggtaaCTTCAAGATTTTGTTGATCGCTCAGTAGAAAGACAAATCTCCATAAGATGCTCAAAGGTTACAATATGCATTTTTTGAGACTTAGTCCGGTCCCCACATGTAGGCCGCACCTCCGTGATCGGAAAGCTGGCTCGCAGgctaatttttttattagtacTGAAGCTTTTCCGTTAATATATTTTGTCTCGTCAGCTGAATTGTTAAGGAACAAGACCCCCGTAATGGGGATTCATTAGTCTGCCGACAGCTCGTTTTTAAGCCAGGGCTCAAGGTACTGAACCCGGGTAACTTCCACCGTTATGAGGAAAAATAGGGCAAGTTAgccttttgaaacaagaaacaaaaatatagcatgacagtataacgtgacttaTTTAAtctaaccggaaattccaaaacttATTGTCGTTCTACTCAGTGAACCAAacatactgttatataacagtattttttgttttgttttttaatctcGCAAAGCAAATCaactttcagttttatttctgtctggatattgcatttaaagcccATTTAACTATTCAAGTGAATTTTTACGGGGCGATATGCAAATAGCATATTGATTACTCCTCTCTTGCATCGTAAGAAAAGACTTTTCACAAGCAGGGAGAAAATTGGAACAAGTTAAGGGCGTTAAGGATTTTCCCGTAGGGACCGTGGGAGGGCATGAATTTTGCAGCTCCCGCGCAGGCTAATTACCCCATCGAATACTGTATTTACATAATAATTCGGCGCAGATATAGGGCCAATAACTGCacaaaataattttgtgttcGTTCCAAATCGACTTCCAAATCTGTTCGCCAGACGACCTGAAATGACGCGTCCCCTCCCCGCAAAAATCGGCCCCAGGGGGAAAGGAACATGAACAGTTTTCTGAAAATTCCGTCCGCCATTTGGTCTTTTTTCGACATGAACAAGAGGTATTTCTTGATTGAGTGTTGCCCTAACGGGCAGCCCAATAGAAAATAGTCACCATGTAATGACCGTAATTAATACCGATGGTCATTATTTGAGAGCTAACACTATATAGCCCACCGtccgaagaagaagaagtagtTGTGGATTTCGTGTcgcattagcctgcgtagcaaactTTTCTATTTGGTTTTGGAGCAAGGAAAGaacgaggaacgggattttACTCGCGCCAGTTTTcccgcggtctttgactctcgttcctcgttcccGCACGAAAACGCCTGCTTGCAGGTGCTTGGAAGTAAAGAAAAAACGGGCCGCGCGAGGAAGACATGCGAGGGGAGAGGGCTCCCTCTTCCCTCGCGTGCGTGCCTCGCGCGCTCGGTCTTTTTGGTgcccattacttccaagcgcctgctacgcagatTAAGGTTGAACCAGGATAAATGTTGGGCgatgaaacgagcgctccgctcttcatttaatgatgcggagtaggactggcacgagcgctctttccgcgcttccggtgcgcttgaaggccggcgaaattttcctttttgca
The sequence above is a segment of the Porites lutea chromosome 3, jaPorLute2.1, whole genome shotgun sequence genome. Coding sequences within it:
- the LOC140931617 gene encoding uncharacterized protein, with protein sequence MAFAARVHSIVTNSADRLYYLDQHLVGEPKELINGCLHIEPEEGYKEARRLLQKEYGDTYKVSTAYMKRLTEWPILKYDDGPAMKSFYIFSNKGSLPFKPKVDSFATGLDTVPKPLSLHGTGSSNQNVNVRRYPLCEKSHDLDDCDAYKKKSVEQRESFLSEKALCYACYGKNHLSKNCTKKRTCRKCKRPHPTLLHIEGFSLDKESGAVKRETTGNDKPLKVDNACVDIPQESNLENDILLQTILPVIVTQKGTNKAVKTYAFYDNGSAGCFINERLRTRLAATSTVTKIQLGTMHGQSLVDSAIVKDLVVTDMNGKNPVELPRAYTRQEIPADTEQIPTPEIVSRIEHLKEIASEIPVYYPELEIGLLIGSNCPNALIPLSVVPNEGDSLFALQLKHGWTVSRPLHLNSEPFTSKVTVNRITVRKIKSVKEIITPLSQLKMFELDFSENASNNFPEELGHSQEDRRFLTKVTKGIRLTEGHYEIPLPFRQSEVDLPSNRQQAVKRALWQRKKMIQNHQYRNDYVAFINEIINKGYAEKVSQEILKTDPGKAWYIPQHGVYHPKKPDKIRVVFDCSAKFAGTSLNDQLLQGPDLTNSLVGVLTRFRRESVAFMADIEAMFHQVFVPEEQRDFLRSLWWPNGDLTAQLEEYRMTVHPFGAVSSPSCANYALRKTANDNEEEYGSAVASTLRRNFYVDDCLRSVSTEAKAKELIEGLRQVCAKGGFRLTKFICNRWSVLESIPEEERSKDVKTLDLNYDELPIECTLGVQWCVESDTFRFRITIKDKPLTRRGILLTVSSIYNPLGLAAPFTLKAKKLLQDLCNDEKLGWDDELPEPYRNRWENWRRELPMLERILVPRCMKPIDFGEVKSRQVHIFSDASSVGYGSVAYLRLCDNENRIHCSFLMGKTRLAPIKAVTIPRLELTAATVSVRLGEILKKEPDKTFDTVQYHTDSVTVLRYISNEQKRFQVFVANLVQTIRNLSDPSQWKYVDTKENPADDASRGLDAKALSEQQQPSPPRNLSTQSVNSTAILVSWQQPARSNGKIKYRLSINTGSEQSAFYQVVYDGNNTQYLVSDLKPFTKYNLQVTAYNVKYILSSPSVVAMETTGQGSVARSLVSANRNIASVQVAPSPKRVWEPYLLHKQPVGKV